The Canis aureus isolate CA01 chromosome 9, VMU_Caureus_v.1.0, whole genome shotgun sequence genome has a segment encoding these proteins:
- the LOC144319950 gene encoding uncharacterized protein LOC144319950, protein MYQAGLVRQDRKFSSEVILGPIENLSPEKHQQDGGGTKRTASRHNIQARSRAERFPERLCRGNFHGYRRGRVSPGRGGAPGSCGRKTKRRGAESARTGRAPPAAPGALGGTGRRASAGQRAAGARVSAIARWPRAGALGEAGEPQAPPGRKFAASWRLPSALPAPQSGMSARGEGGPGRGEPVSPGARGAGAGTEPLSPRRALLLLVWL, encoded by the exons ATGTATCAAGCAGGTCTTGTGAGACAAGATAGGAAGTTTTCCTCAGAAGTTATATTGGGCCCTATTGAGAACCTTTCCCCAGAAAAGCATCAGCAGGATG GAGGAGGAACGAAGCGGACCGCGTCGAGACACAACATCCAAGCCCGAAGCCGCGCCGAGCGGTTCCCGGAGCGTCTGTGCCGCGGCAACTTCCATGGCTATCGCCGCGGGCGGGTCAGTCCGGGGAGAGGGGGCGCCCCGGGCTCCTGCGGCAGGAAAACGAAGCGTCGTGGCGCGGAGTCCGCCCGCACCGGCCGAGCCCCGCCAGCAGCCCCGGGCGCGCTCGGGGGCACAGGGCGCAGGGCCTCGGCGGGCCAGCGTGCGGCGGGGGCCCGGGTCTCTGCGATCGCCCGGTGGCCCCGCGCGGGAGCGCTCGGGGAAGCCGGCGAGCCCCAGGCTCCTCCCGGGAGGAAGTTTGCGGCGAGTTGGCGGCTCCCCagcgccctccccgcgccgcaGTCCGGGATGAGCGCGAGAGGCGAGGGGGGCCCCGGGCGCGGGGAGCCGGTCTCTccaggggcgcgcggggcgggggctggcACCGAACCACTGAGCCCGCGGAGAG